TTCGAGAATTTTTTCCTGTAAAGTGAAGGCAAATGATAATCTGCTAAGAATTTTAGCTGACTTTCCTGAACTAAAAAGCAAGATCATGACAGCTTACAGCCAGGCAGTTCGTGGTCACAGGAACTTTATCCGCGTTGAGAATAAAATTCCTAAAGTGGATGCCTATTACTGCTATGAGTTGCATTTTTTTCTTCCGGATAAGGTAATACGGAAAAATGAAATTATCCTTAAAATAAAAGACTTAAGCCAGACAAAACTAAAAGATTATCAAGATGGAAAACAACGTGCTGAAATTGAACGCGTGAGCCGTTCCAACATCATGGGTGAGTTAACATCGGCCCTTGCCCATGAGATTAACCAGCCCTTGACAGCGATCAGGGCTTATACGCGAAGTTGCTTAAAAAAGATCAGAGACAGTACAATTGAACATCCCCTTGAGTTCCCACTAAAGCAAATTGAGCGGCAGGCAGAGCATGCCGGAGAGGTCATTCATAAAATGAGAAATTTTAACGAAGGGACGCTCTATCTTGAACAAGCCAATATCAATTACCTAATCCGCAAAACCATCGGCTTCCTATATCATGATTTAGCCAGGTTAAAATTTAATTTTAATTTTTTTACCAATATACCCAGCACCATGGTGGATCGGGTTAAAATCATGCAGGTGATTTTAAACCTTGGGCGTAACAGCATTGAAGCATTGAGCGGCGCGGCTGTGGAAAACCCTGAAATCAAGCTCTCTACGCAATTAAGCAATGATCACATCGTGGTGTATTTCCAGGACAATGGCCCGGGTATTCCTGCCGAAATCCAGGATAAAATTCTTCATTCCTACTTCACCACCAAACCCCAAGGCACAGGACTTGGGCTGTCCATTTGCCGGACTATTATCATGGCCCACGGCGGGGTTTTATCGGTACACAAAGTCGCACAGGGTGCGTGTTTTGTATTCACCTTGCCTGTGACGCAAATCATCAAAAAATAGATTCCAAATAAAGCGCTGATATGATTCAATATGGCAAATAAATCGCCATTCTTCTTGCTATGAAATACAATCGGACGCTCAAAAATCGCGGTGCGATAAGCAATCCTGAAGGCCGTTTTGAAAAAACAGCATCTGAGCGGTTTGATGATGGTTGGGATCGTGAAGAGGAGAACTTGCCGCCGCTTGAAACCCTGTTGCTGCCTGAGACATCCAAAAGCATCATTACCCGTAATGATTCACCGGACCTGGGGTTTAATCAATCCATAAATCCCTATCGCGGCTGTGAACACGGCTGCATTTACTGTTATGCCCGTCCCAGCCATGCGTACATGAACCTTTCGCCAGGAATCGATTTTGAAACCAAAATCTTCTATAAAAAAGACGCAGCGACAGTGCTTGGAAAAACCCTCAATGCACCGCGTTACCGCTGCGAAACCCTGGTTTTAGGCGCCAATACGGACCCTTATCAGCCGGCGGAATCAAAATTAAATATCACCCGCCGCATTCTTGAAGTGTTGCTTGAGCACCGTCATCCCGTAGCGATTATTACCAAAAATGCCATGATCGAACGCGATTTGGATCTTTTATCGGAAATGGCGCGATTTAATCTCGTGAAAGTCGCTGTCAGCGTTACTTCCTTATCCCCGCAATTAAAACACATCATGGAACCGCGTACGTCAGCCCCGGCGGGACGATTGCGTGCAATTCGCCAATTGACCGAGAACGGGATTCCTGTGCGAGCCATGGTGGCTCCAGTCATTCCCATGATCAATGACATGGAACTGGAACAGATCCTCAAAGCGGTAAAAGACGCGGGCGCCCGTTATGCCAGCTATGTGCTCGTGCGTCTTCCCTATGAAGTGAAAACCCTGTTTCGTGAATGGTTGTCGGAACACTTTCCCGACAGGGCAGAACACGTGATGAGTCTGATTAACCAGATGCGCGGCGGCAAAGATTACGATGCCACGTTTGGCAAACGCATGCGCGGGGAGGGGGAGTATGCCAATTTACTTGAAACCCGTTTTCGTCTGGCTTGCAAACGTTATCAGTTAAATGCGGAACCTGCCGCGGAATTGGCTCTGCATCACTTTAGAAAACGGCCTGAAAAGGAAGACCCGCAACAATTGAGTTTATGGGATGAGCATTGGGAGAAGGAATAACATTCATTTTTATTCCGTAATTTCATAAGATAAGGAATCAATCATGACAAGGAAAGGAAGATGGCTCAGCAACCTAAACGCAGGAAGAAGAAAGGCAACACCGATTTTGCTACCTTTGCAGAAAAAGTATCCGTGGCAGTGGGTACCTCCTGGTGCTTTTTACTGGCGTTAAGCTTCGTGTTGCTCTGGGTGGTGACAGGCCCTCTGTTTCATTTTTCCGAAGGATGGCAATTAGTCATCAATACCGGTACAACCATTGTGACTTTCCTGATGGTTTTTTTAATTCAGAACACCCAGAACCGCGAAACCAAAATAATCAATTTGAAGCTCGATGAGTTAATCAAATCCCATAAGGGAGCCAGCAATACCTCGATTGATCTGAATAAACTCAGTGATGAGGAATTAAAGTCACTCGAAAAACATTACCACACGTTGTGCAATAAACGAACCGGGCAATGATGGCAAAAGCCTGATGTATCAGGCTTTTTGCATTGGAGAGACTTTATTGCTTCAGTCCTGGGACGGGCAGGTTGGTTGTGGCAATGTTGGCATGTTTTGACGGTTTATGCGAAAAGAAAAGGCTGGAAGAAATAGTCTCGACTGTGTCGTCGTCATCCACATGCGTCGGGGGTGACAGGGTTTTAACCTGAGGATAGATGGCGGAGGATACCGGTTGCACAAAATCAGGCAGCCCCTTGGAAAACAAGTCGAGTCGCTCAAGATTCATGTCCATGATGGCGGCTAAACGGAGAGGGTTTGGCAGGGTAGTGATCGAACCATTGCTTTTCAGCGGTATTTTCAGTTCATACATTTGACCATCATACAGGCGGAGAAATAATTGAATTTTAGCAGGAATAAAATGGGGATGTTTGGTAAATATTTTTTCAATTTCATCGATGTCTTCGCGACTCCCGGTCCATAATTCAAAGACAATCCCCTCATCCGGATTATCCTGTGCTGCTTTGTAGAGTTGTGCAAAAAGCAGGGGGATGATGGAATGCCCTGCTTTTCCGTCGGCGGGATGCGGGATACTCCTGTTGTCAATCAGGCTTTTGATGGTGCGATGAAACGATTCTCCAGACGGACGTTCCTTGAGGATATCCTCCATTAACAAAGGGTCTGGCTTAGCCTTTAAGGCCTTGCTGATTGCCAGCGCTGCGGGGCAATGGCTGGGGTTAAAATCACCTTGGGTCGAGCCAATGAAGACGTTCGTTTGCGTAAAAGCCTTGCCTTCCTTTTTTAATTGTTTAAGAAGCACGTCATTGGCGGATTGAACCGCTTTGCCGATGCCTTGTTTGGAAACACGCTCTAAAAACCTCGCATTAAATAAACAGCCATTAAAAGCGAAAGATAAATACCGTATCGTCATTTTTGCACCTTAAAAGTTAACATCAAATTAGACTGGATTTTGATCGTGAGAATAGGGCGGGCGCAGTCACATTGATTTGCAATGACTGGCATTAAAGTCTTAAAAACCGGATAACTTAAAATCTCTCAATACAATCCAGCGTGATAAGAAATTTTTAATCAGTTACCCGCCCTCCGTTCGTTGACGCCCTTAAGGGATTTGTTAACGACTCGTTAATTGTTGTGGAATAGATTACCTGATTTAGATTAAGAAATTATTAATTTGTAAAAAAAATGTTAATTTCAACGGCGAGCATGACGCGCTTCGATAAGTTACCGTCGAGGTGTTCTCTACCCTTGTTAATTTGAAGCGCTAAGAAACCGTGTACCCTTAAATCATACCGTCCGATCGCCCTATTCAATTGGCTCCCCAAACCCTGTTTTCAGGATGGATTGGATTAAGTCAAACGTAATTTAATACTGGTCTTTGCGGCATAGGTACAAAGTGGCATCGTCTTCACTCTCAAAAGAGCCCTTCGCTGCAATTTGCTTGTCTCAGTAGCAGCTGTAAAATCAAATTTTTTCATAGTGTATTCTCTTAAGGGTATTTATCTTGGGATTTCTGCCCGTGGTCAGGATGATGGATGTGCTAACCAGAGAAAGGATAGAGGAGTATAAATTAAGCGATAAGGCGCGCCAAGGCATTGATTGGAAAACAGAATTTTATTCCTGGAGTTGTCCAGATGTTAAACCGCGCAGTGATACCCCACCGGAGTTTCGGCCAATTTCCTGCTGGCGCGAACCGATATGTCATGACAGCGTGATAAGGCGTTTAGGCCGGCGTTGAACAAATCTCTCGTTTGTTTGCTTGGATTAACGCCATATAGAATATAATCATATAAGACAATAATAAGGTAACCAGGGCAAGAGGCCGTGGTTGGAAAATACAACGGCTCCCTCAAGCCACTCACGATCCTGTCAAATCACCTTTAAATCAGGGTCAGGTTATGAAAAAATTAGTTTTCCCGGGGTAATAAGAAATGGTCTTTAACTCAGCGGCCGAGACAGGGGCACTGGGCTTCTGACAGCAGGGCACTCAACGCAAGGACGAGTCAATGGACAAGGAATTTCTGGAAAACATCACCTTTGAGGAGCTCATGCCTGGCCAGCAGGCCAGTTTGAGCAAAACGCTGAGTCCGAATGACATCGCCCTGTTTGCGGTGATGTCCGGAGATGTCAACCCGGCTCATCTCGATGCTGATTTTGCCAAAAGCGACATGTTTCGCGGCATCGTCGGCCACGGCATGTGGTCTGGTTCGCTCATTTCCGCGTTGCTTGGCACGGTCTTGCCGGGGCCGGGGACCATTTACCTTGAGCAGGATATCCAGTTTCGAAAGCCAGTCCGCTTAGGCGACACCGTCACCATTACCCTTACAGTACGTGATAAATTCCCCGCGAAATCCATTGTGACGCTGGATTGCCGAGGGGTAAATCAACGCGGGGAAACGGTGATTGAAGGATTGGCCACCGTGCTTGCACCGACGAAAAAAATCCGCGTGGCCAAAGCGGATTTGCCGCATGTTGAAATTCATAACCATGACCGCTTTCAGGCCATTATCCAGTCCTGTCAGACGATGAAGGCTATCCGCACAGCGGTGGTTCACCCTGTCAAGGACACGGTGCTTGCGGCGGTAGCGGATGCCGTGAAAGCCGCCCTGATTACCCCGGTGCTCATCGGACCCAGGGTTAAAATTCAGGAGGCCGCCAGACTGGCGGGTATTGATATCAGTCAATGGGAGTTGATTGACACACCGCACAGTGACGCTGCCGCGGGCAGAGCGGTGGAACTGGCGGCGGCGGGAAATGCCGATGCCATCATGAAAGGGTCGTTGAGTACGCACGAGTTATTAACCGCCGTTGTCCCGGCCAGCGCCAACCTGCGAACCAAATACCGCATCAGTCATGCCTATGTCATGGATGTTCCCTCCTACCATAAACCGCTCATTATCACCGATGCGGCGATCAATATCGCACCCACTGCGCTCGAGAAGGCGGACATCTGTCAAAATGCAATTCGTCTTTGGCGGGTTTTATTTGGCGAGGCGGAAAAGCCCAAAGTGGCCATTTTAGCCGCCATCGAATCGGTTAATCCGATTATGCAGGCGACCGTGGATGCGGCCATCCTGTGCAAAATGGCGGATCGCGGCCAAATCATGGATGGCATTCTCGATGGGCCGCTGGCCTTTGATAATGCCATCAACAGGCAAGCCGCCGAAGAAAAGGGCATCGTTTCGCTGGTGGCGGGGGATGCGGATATTCTGCTTGCTCCCGACATTGACTCGGGAAACATTCTGGCCAAACAGTTGACCTTTTTAGGCAATGCCGATGCGGGCGGTATTGTTTTGGGGGCGCGTGTTCCCATTATTTTAACCAGCCGTGCCGACTCCCTGCGCACCCGGCTTTTATCCTGCGCGTTGGCGGTTAAAATGGCCGCTGCTCGCAAAGCGGGGAAAATTAAATGAGCGACTCGATTTTAGTGATTAATACCGGGTCTTCGAGCATTAAATTTCAGGTATTCAGCCGCAGGCCCGTGTTAAAATGCCTGCTCAAGGGCAAGATTGTTGATTTAGGCTTAAACCCTTCCCTTATGGCCATGGATGGTACAAATCAGACACAGACTCTTGCCCTTCCGGCCGAGTGCAATCACGAAGAGGCCCTGCATTTTCTCTTCCGTTGGTTTCAGGAGCAGAATCAGGCCGGGCCGATTAACACGGTGACGCATCGCATCGTCCATGGCGGTGAACGCTACACATCGAGTGTGGTGATCACACCAGAAGTGATGGCTTATTTGCGGCAATTATGTCCTTTAGCCCCCTTGCACCAGCCGCACAACCTGATGGCGGTTGATATTTTCAGCGTCATTAAGCCGGAATTAGTGCAAATCGCCTGTTTTGATACCGCTTTTCACGCGGGGCATGATCCTTTATTGACAGCCTATGCGCTGCCGCAAACCCTTCGTGATCAGGGGATTCGCCGTTATGGTTTTCATGGCCTGTCCTACGAGTGGCTGGCTCACTCATTGCGCCAGAACGAACCGGAGTTGATTAAAAAACGCCTGGTCGCCGCCCATCTGGGGAATGGTGCCAGCCTGTGTGCCATGCACAATGGCTGCAGCGTGGATACCACCATGGGCATGACCGCGCTTGATGGCTTGCCCATGGGTACCCGGTGTGGGAGCCTGGATCCCGGTGCTGTCATTTACATGACCCGCGAGCTTCAACTTTCCCCGGATGAGGCCGAGTCTATCCTTTATCATGAGTCAGGATTGAAGGGCTTATCGCAGTGGACCCAGGATGTTCGTCTGCTGCAGAACAGTGAAGACCCAAAGGCGCAATTTGCACTCGACTTTTTTTGCCTGCGGACTGCGCAGTTTGCCGGCATGATGGCGGTTTCCCTGGGTGGAATCGATGGCCTGGTATTTACCGGGGGTATCGGAGAAAACGCAGACGCCCTACGCGAGCGTATTGTCCATTCCCTTGATTTTTTAAGGCCCTTTGCAGTCCGCGTCATCGAGGCGAATGAAGAACACATGATGGCATTGCACACACTGACAGTGCTTGAAAATCAGAAGGAGAAACGCACATGACCCATTTAAAAGGACTGATTGTCGGCATAGCCAATAAAGACTCCATTGCCTGGGGATGTGCAAAAGTCCTGCATGAGGCAGGCTGTGAACTTGCGGTAACCTATCAGAATGAAAAAACCAAACCCTATATCGAACCCTTGGTTAATGAATTAGCCTGTCCCATAGTCATGCCGCTGGATGTCAGGGAGGAGGAGCAGATGGATGCGTTGTTTCAGCGCATCCAAACGCATTGGGGGCGTCTGGATTTCCTGATCCATGCAATTGCGTTTGCACCTAAAAGCGATTTGCAGGGACGTGTGGTCGATTGTTCCCGTGAAGGATTTATGATCGCCATGGACATTTCCTGCCATTCGTTTATTCGTTTGGCCAGGGCGGCGGAACCCTTGATGAGTCATGGCGGAAGCCTTATCACCATGAGCTATTATGGATCAGAAAAAGTCGTGCAGAATTACAATGTGATGGGACCGGTGAAGGCGGCATTGGAAGCCACGGTGCGCTATCTGGCGACTGAACTTGGCAGTAAAAAAATAAGAGTCAATGCCATTTCGCCAGGACCGGTCAGTACCCGTGCAGCCTCAGGCCTTACTGATTTTGATGAGCTCATGGAAAAAGCCGCGCAGAAAGCCCCGCTGCATCAGCGATTGACCATCGAAGCCATTGGTGAAATGGCGGCTTTTCTCGTTTCCGAAAAAGCACAATCGATTACAGGTCAAATCCTCTATGTGGATGGCGGGTATAATATTCAGGATTAAGCCTGGATTTGGCGCGAGACGCTTATTTTCTGTTCAGCGGTTTGGCTTGACGGAAGAAATGGTTGAACAGGAAATAGAGTATCCCCATGCGGCTTAACGGCATGTTTTTCAGGCTTTTATTTTTAAAAAAGGTAGCCAGAAGGTGGCCAATCAGTTTGGCCTGGAAATAGCGGAATAAAAAACGGTATACCATCGGTCGATTTCTCCATAGACATTCACATCAGTAAGTATAGTTGCTTATGGATGAAATTGTACTAATTTTGTGCTATTTTGAAGAGGATTTCCTGGTTCCTTTGGCTGTTTTACTGGCGTTCTGTTTGTCGGTTTTCCCTTTCCCCTTTTTTTCCATGCTTTGCTTAAGCAGTTCCATGAAATCAATGACATCATCACTGGCTGTTTTCTTCGCTTTTTTAGACGGTTTGGCACTGGTAATGCCCTGCATTTTCTTGTCTATCCAGGCAATGAGCGCGTCGCGGTACTCGTCATGGTATTTTGCAGGCTCCCAGGACGTGCTCATTTCAGAAATCAGGTCCTGAGCCATTTTGATTTCTTTGTCATTGATTTTATAGTCTTTTAAGTCATGAGTCGGAAAATTAAAATCCTCTTCTTCGCGGATTTCCTGTTGAAAGCGAATGATGTATAAAATCAGAGCCTTGTCATGGGGAAGGATAAGACTCAAGTATTCACGGGTTCGAATGATGATTTTGGCTACGCCGACTTTATTGGATTTTTTCAACGCTTCCCGCAATAACACGTAGGCTTTCTTATTCTTGCTTTCCGGGAGAATATAGTAAGGTTTATCGAAAAAAAGATAATCAATGTCCTTTAGATTAACGAATTCCTCGATATCAATGGATTTATAGGCTTCAGGACTTGCTTTTTTGAAGTCCTCTTCGTCCAGGACGATATAACTGTCCTTGTCATATTCATAGGCTTTAACAATCTCATTCCAGGGCACTTCCTTGCCTGTTTCGGAATTGACGCGTTCATAGCGAATGCGGGAATGGTCACGTGAGTCCACCAGGTGAAAGTGAATATCCTGTTTTTCTTCAACTTGCACGAGGCTGACAGGGATGGCAACCAGACCGAAGGAAATGTCGCCTTTCCACACAGGCCTTGGCATGGTTTTCTCCTTGTTTTTATCTTTCTTTAAGTATAGGTAAAAATACGTGTCTGTTCTTTTATTGAACTACAATTAAAGAGTTAAAAGGACGAGCCAAGGATTGCCATGGGCCTTGAAACCTATCATAAAAAGAGAAATTTTAAAAAAACGCCCGAACCGCGCGGTCGTGTGCATCGGCAGAAGCATTTTCTTTATGTCATTCAAAAACATGCCGCGAGCCACCTGCATTATGATTTCCGCCTGGAACTGGATGGTGTGCTGAAAAGCTGGGCGGTGCCGAAAGGTCCCTGCCTTGACAATACTGTCAAACGCCTCGCGGTGCATGTGGAGGATCATCCCATTGAATACGGCACGTTTGAAGGGATCATTCCCAAAGGTGAATACGGCGGGGGTACGGTGATGCTTTGGGATCAGGGTGAATGGATTCCACTGGACAAGGATCCGCGGGCCGGTTATGAAAAAGGCCATTTACGTTTTGAATTAAAAGGAAAAAAACTGAGAGGGCGCTGGGATTTAATCCGGTTCAAAGACGATAAAAACTGGTTCCTGATTAAGTTCAAAGACGATTATGCCAAGCCGGCCGACTACGACATAACCACCGATAAACCCTTGAGTGTATTAAGCGGGCAATCCATGGAAGGCCTTTCTGATCACTACGAGCGGGTGTGGAGCAGTAAGGGAAAAAAAAACAGGGGGCGTAAAAAATCCATGATGGCGGCGCAAGGATTACAATTGAACCTTCCCGAATCGCCCTTTCTTAAGTCTGTCTCCGTCCAATTGGCGACGCTGGTGAACAAACCACCGCGAGGGGAGGATTGGCTACAGGAGTTAAAGCTCGACGGTTACCGTATTTTAGCATTGAAAAACAATAAAAAAATCCATCTGTTAAGCCGAAACCACAATGACTGGACCTCGGTTTTTCCGGCAGTGGTTGACGCCATTGGCGAATTACCGGTTAAAAAGGCCATTTTTGACGGCGAAGTGGTGGTTTTAAACGACGAGGGACGGCCTGACTTTCAGCGTTTGCAGAATTCCATTAAAGAAGGCTTAAAAGCGCCATTTATCTATTATCTGTTTGATTTGCTGTACCTTGAACAATACGATTTACGCCCCTTGCCGCTGATTGAGCGGAAAAGCCTGCTGGCGCCATTGATCGCAGCGTCTGCCTCATCCACTCTGCGCTACAGCGACCACATCATTGGTCAGGGCAATGAGGTCTTTCAACAGGCCTGTGACATGGCGTTGGAAGGCATCATTGCCAAGCAGATTCACAGCCCTTACGAAGGTAAGCGTTCCTTGTCCTGGCTTAAAATCAAATGCTGCCAGCGGCAGGAATTCGTCATTGGCGGTTTTACCCAGCCCAAAGGCTCACGCACCTGTTTTGGATCGCTGTTTATTGGTGTATTCAATGAGCAGGGCGAATTGGTGCATACGGGTAATGTAGGCACCGGTTTTACTGACAAATCCATCAAATCCCTGTATGAGAAAATAAAACCCCTCATCACTGACAAAAACCCTTTTAAAAAACGACCGCCGGATGCCAAAACGGCGACCTGGGTGAAGCCTGAACTGGTCATTGAAGTTGAATTTTCACAATGGACAGAGGATGGCCGATTAAGGCATCCGAGTTTCAAGGGCTTACGCTTGGATAAGCCAGCCATTGAGGTGACTAAGGAAAAGGTCAAACCAGTAGAATCCATTGAGAAAAAGGGGGCTAAAATCAAAAGCACAGCCATTATTCTGTCTAATCCGGACAAGATTCTTTACCCGGAAGATAAAATTACCAAACAGGATCTTTTCGCGTATTATGACGAAGTCAGCGATTATATCCTGCCTTACATCCGCAACCGGTTTTTATCCCTGGTGCGTTGTCCTTCAAGCTACACCGAATGTTTTTATCAGAAACACTTAAACCAGAAGTCAGATCACCTGCTTTCCCTGCCTGTTCAGGATA
This Legionella sp. MW5194 DNA region includes the following protein-coding sequences:
- a CDS encoding acetate/propionate family kinase, yielding MSDSILVINTGSSSIKFQVFSRRPVLKCLLKGKIVDLGLNPSLMAMDGTNQTQTLALPAECNHEEALHFLFRWFQEQNQAGPINTVTHRIVHGGERYTSSVVITPEVMAYLRQLCPLAPLHQPHNLMAVDIFSVIKPELVQIACFDTAFHAGHDPLLTAYALPQTLRDQGIRRYGFHGLSYEWLAHSLRQNEPELIKKRLVAAHLGNGASLCAMHNGCSVDTTMGMTALDGLPMGTRCGSLDPGAVIYMTRELQLSPDEAESILYHESGLKGLSQWTQDVRLLQNSEDPKAQFALDFFCLRTAQFAGMMAVSLGGIDGLVFTGGIGENADALRERIVHSLDFLRPFAVRVIEANEEHMMALHTLTVLENQKEKRT
- a CDS encoding ATP-binding protein; translation: MSVNSCEEEKIKELNLRLTLYENRIQRQSQQLRLLSSELQEVKRWHKEIQTFNPCGYVVFDASFVIHHVNVQTALLIGRKTSCLVGRSFLNFLSQSSAAKLVKCVALFLEEKYSHKYEMELLSARDNIKYVQLQFFLCRKQLIHCYLFDLTQEKLDASKLLELEKSFNSLNNIFQNISSAIALLDEDLNLRMLNQPFVLAFSRIFSCKVKANDNLLRILADFPELKSKIMTAYSQAVRGHRNFIRVENKIPKVDAYYCYELHFFLPDKVIRKNEIILKIKDLSQTKLKDYQDGKQRAEIERVSRSNIMGELTSALAHEINQPLTAIRAYTRSCLKKIRDSTIEHPLEFPLKQIERQAEHAGEVIHKMRNFNEGTLYLEQANINYLIRKTIGFLYHDLARLKFNFNFFTNIPSTMVDRVKIMQVILNLGRNSIEALSGAAVENPEIKLSTQLSNDHIVVYFQDNGPGIPAEIQDKILHSYFTTKPQGTGLGLSICRTIIMAHGGVLSVHKVAQGACFVFTLPVTQIIKK
- a CDS encoding low affinity iron permease family protein, which codes for MAQQPKRRKKKGNTDFATFAEKVSVAVGTSWCFLLALSFVLLWVVTGPLFHFSEGWQLVINTGTTIVTFLMVFLIQNTQNRETKIINLKLDELIKSHKGASNTSIDLNKLSDEELKSLEKHYHTLCNKRTGQ
- the fabI gene encoding enoyl-ACP reductase FabI; amino-acid sequence: MTHLKGLIVGIANKDSIAWGCAKVLHEAGCELAVTYQNEKTKPYIEPLVNELACPIVMPLDVREEEQMDALFQRIQTHWGRLDFLIHAIAFAPKSDLQGRVVDCSREGFMIAMDISCHSFIRLARAAEPLMSHGGSLITMSYYGSEKVVQNYNVMGPVKAALEATVRYLATELGSKKIRVNAISPGPVSTRAASGLTDFDELMEKAAQKAPLHQRLTIEAIGEMAAFLVSEKAQSITGQILYVDGGYNIQD
- a CDS encoding bifunctional enoyl-CoA hydratase/phosphate acetyltransferase, which translates into the protein MDKEFLENITFEELMPGQQASLSKTLSPNDIALFAVMSGDVNPAHLDADFAKSDMFRGIVGHGMWSGSLISALLGTVLPGPGTIYLEQDIQFRKPVRLGDTVTITLTVRDKFPAKSIVTLDCRGVNQRGETVIEGLATVLAPTKKIRVAKADLPHVEIHNHDRFQAIIQSCQTMKAIRTAVVHPVKDTVLAAVADAVKAALITPVLIGPRVKIQEAARLAGIDISQWELIDTPHSDAAAGRAVELAAAGNADAIMKGSLSTHELLTAVVPASANLRTKYRISHAYVMDVPSYHKPLIITDAAINIAPTALEKADICQNAIRLWRVLFGEAEKPKVAILAAIESVNPIMQATVDAAILCKMADRGQIMDGILDGPLAFDNAINRQAAEEKGIVSLVAGDADILLAPDIDSGNILAKQLTFLGNADAGGIVLGARVPIILTSRADSLRTRLLSCALAVKMAAARKAGKIK
- a CDS encoding PA0069 family radical SAM protein, which codes for MKYNRTLKNRGAISNPEGRFEKTASERFDDGWDREEENLPPLETLLLPETSKSIITRNDSPDLGFNQSINPYRGCEHGCIYCYARPSHAYMNLSPGIDFETKIFYKKDAATVLGKTLNAPRYRCETLVLGANTDPYQPAESKLNITRRILEVLLEHRHPVAIITKNAMIERDLDLLSEMARFNLVKVAVSVTSLSPQLKHIMEPRTSAPAGRLRAIRQLTENGIPVRAMVAPVIPMINDMELEQILKAVKDAGARYASYVLVRLPYEVKTLFREWLSEHFPDRAEHVMSLINQMRGGKDYDATFGKRMRGEGEYANLLETRFRLACKRYQLNAEPAAELALHHFRKRPEKEDPQQLSLWDEHWEKE
- the ligD gene encoding DNA ligase D — its product is MGLETYHKKRNFKKTPEPRGRVHRQKHFLYVIQKHAASHLHYDFRLELDGVLKSWAVPKGPCLDNTVKRLAVHVEDHPIEYGTFEGIIPKGEYGGGTVMLWDQGEWIPLDKDPRAGYEKGHLRFELKGKKLRGRWDLIRFKDDKNWFLIKFKDDYAKPADYDITTDKPLSVLSGQSMEGLSDHYERVWSSKGKKNRGRKKSMMAAQGLQLNLPESPFLKSVSVQLATLVNKPPRGEDWLQELKLDGYRILALKNNKKIHLLSRNHNDWTSVFPAVVDAIGELPVKKAIFDGEVVVLNDEGRPDFQRLQNSIKEGLKAPFIYYLFDLLYLEQYDLRPLPLIERKSLLAPLIAASASSTLRYSDHIIGQGNEVFQQACDMALEGIIAKQIHSPYEGKRSLSWLKIKCCQRQEFVIGGFTQPKGSRTCFGSLFIGVFNEQGELVHTGNVGTGFTDKSIKSLYEKIKPLITDKNPFKKRPPDAKTATWVKPELVIEVEFSQWTEDGRLRHPSFKGLRLDKPAIEVTKEKVKPVESIEKKGAKIKSTAIILSNPDKILYPEDKITKQDLFAYYDEVSDYILPYIRNRFLSLVRCPSSYTECFYQKHLNQKSDHLLSLPVQDKNGDSEQYLYLDDKEGLLTLVQMGVLEIHPWGSTVKQYEYPDILIFDLDPGVGVAWSQVVDAAFDIRDRLASYSLRCFVKTTGGKGLHLVIPIKPDHDWEMIKNYTHVFVEYLEKINPKNYISTMAKVKRKGKIFVDYLRNQRGATAIAPFSTRARPHAPVAVPLHWEELSGRFDDNFYTIQTLPKRLRQLKHDPWADFWTIVQSLRIEN
- a CDS encoding Ku protein, whose protein sequence is MPRPVWKGDISFGLVAIPVSLVQVEEKQDIHFHLVDSRDHSRIRYERVNSETGKEVPWNEIVKAYEYDKDSYIVLDEEDFKKASPEAYKSIDIEEFVNLKDIDYLFFDKPYYILPESKNKKAYVLLREALKKSNKVGVAKIIIRTREYLSLILPHDKALILYIIRFQQEIREEEDFNFPTHDLKDYKINDKEIKMAQDLISEMSTSWEPAKYHDEYRDALIAWIDKKMQGITSAKPSKKAKKTASDDVIDFMELLKQSMEKKGKGKTDKQNASKTAKGTRKSSSK